Proteins found in one Crassostrea angulata isolate pt1a10 chromosome 3, ASM2561291v2, whole genome shotgun sequence genomic segment:
- the LOC128176977 gene encoding uncharacterized protein LOC128176977, whose amino-acid sequence MSLQKMVQIVYGALCHVIGTPEQVASRREIVDMMELFVNLRKYCKHKTMVSGSIKEGFRLSNSDADSMFWLDNHRVIWDFSQSEYYNLHRQALILCDSSESPPGFTLLWLPLDRAASNVMYACVCINKKLVLSSSKYREITLSDLRPSSRIHGPCSSGILGTTEYDDAHCFVSDFWPPSAYSWIDRCHSWPPPYVVNDIVRNGCHFVAIGHKLGKHEDNEWRISFSKAEYKLMYSMNHTPFLTYGLLKIFIKEIFNKGLRDEDKLLCSYHLKTAVFWAIQQNMLLHWCPQNLLVDFWACFKLLLKWVYEGVCPYFFIPQNNMFLSSIHGKAQRKLFMRLYRFYVKGIASLYHSCSIGSYLLFDLCVPRPSVKELISCHISKFTS is encoded by the exons ATGTCACTTCAGAAAATGGTTCAGATAGTGTACGGAGCGTTGTGTCACGTGATAGGGACTCCAGAACAGGTGGCTTCTAGGAGAGAAATAGTGGACATGATGGAGCTATTTGTAAACCTTAGAAAATATTGTAAGCACAAAACGATGGTTAGTGGAAGCATAAAAGAAGGGTTTAGATTAAGCAACTCTGATGCAGATTCTATGTTCTGGCTAGATAACCACCGAGTAATCTGGGACTTTTCTCAGTCTGAGTATTACAACCTACACAGACAGGCACTGATTCTCTGTGACAGTTCCGAGAGTCCACCAGGATTTACTTTACTCTGGCTACCATTAGATAGAGCCGCCAGTAATGTGATGTATGCATgtgtatgtataaataaaaagctTGTTTTATCGAGTTCTAAATACAGAGAGATCACACTTTCTGATCTAAGACCAAGTTCTAGAATACACGGACCATGTAGCAGTGGAATACTCGGTACAACTGAATACGATGACGCTCATTGCTTTGTCAGTGATTTTTGGCCTCCTTCTGCCTACTCATGGATAGACAGGTGTCACTCATGGCCCCCACCCTATGTTGTTAATGACATTGTCAGAAATGGATGTcactttgtagcaataggacacAAACTAGGAAAACATGAAGACAACGAATGGAGAATTTCTTTCTCAAAGGCAGAATATAAACTTATGTACTCAATGAATCATACGCCATTCTTAACTTACGGTTTGTTGAAAATATTCATAAAGGAAATATTCAACAAAGGATTAAGAGATGAAGATAAACTACTATGTTCCTACCACTTGAAAACAGCTGTTTTCTGGGCCATTCAACAAAACATGCTTCTTCACTGGTGTCCCCAAAATCTTCTGGTAGATTTCTGGGCCTGTTTTAAACTTCTCCTGAAATGGGTGTATGAAGGGGTGTGTCCATATTTTTTCATtccacaaaacaacatgttccTGAGCAGTATACATGGCAAAGCACAAAGAAAGTTGTTTATGCGACTCTATAGATTTTATGTGAAGGGGATAGCTTCCCTGTATCACAGTTGTTCTATCGGATCCTACCTCTTATTTGATCTCTGTGTACCCAGACCCTCGGttaaagag cttatttcatgccatatctcaaaatttacatcataG
- the LOC128178439 gene encoding uncharacterized protein LOC128178439, producing MRYLQKVEQLVGSNLTEYQTVSLQRHAATTFQCIAFILHNKHANRCVNKQVYIVLKMCIYMLKFAASFGCISDMLYIAVYYYKTLRYREALSVIETTKIKLAQPFLIVRENVDSERYTEAVGGQSLSTKMRHAVAMDIRLNTEICYINELMPEQQSSRKSLLNRMYIPSVILSQMLEILCCKYIDPLRAQRALDELQFLVRNDPGKFIGVSYGDISWEILGICQQILLKPRAALYSYQQSLGQRLQNNIQSATRQRINDLARLAQ from the coding sequence ATGAGATACCTTCAAAAAGTGGAACAGTTAGTTGGATCAAACCTGACAGAGTACCAAACAGTAAGTTTACAGAGACACGCGGCTACTACCTTTCAGTGCATTGCCTTTATATTACATAACAAGCACGCTAATAGATGCGTCAACAAGCAGgtgtacattgttttaaaaatgtgcatttacatgttaaaattcgCTGCTAGTTTTGGTTGTATTTCTGACATGTTGTACATTGCAGTGTATTATTACAAGACACTCAGATACAGGGAAgcgttatctgtaatagagacGACAAAGATTAAGTTAGCACAACCATTTCTGATAGTTAGAGAGAACGTTGATTCGGAGAGGTATACTGAGGCTGTAGGGGGCCAGTCTTTGTCTACAAAGATGAGACATGCTGTAGCAATGGATATTAGATTAAACACTGAAATCTGCTATATTAACGAATTAATGCCAGAACAACAATCCAGTAGAAAAAGCCTATTAAACAGAATGTATATCCCATCCGTCATACTGTCGCAAATGTTGGAGATTTTGTGCTGTAAATATATTGACCCTTTGAGAGCACAGAGGGCTTTAGACGAACTGCAGTTCTTAGTTCGCAATGATCCTGGAAAATTCATAGGTGTATCATATGGAGACATCTCCTGGGAAATCCTGGGGATTTGTCAACAGATATTATTGAAACCTCGGGCTGCCTTATATTCATACCAACAGTCACTCGGGCAAAGACTACAGAACAACATACAAAGTGCTACTAGACAGAGAATAAACGACCTAGCGAGGTTGgctcaataa
- the LOC128175134 gene encoding tRNA modification GTPase GTPBP3, mitochondrial-like, with protein sequence MANYCMSRYRIFRNLLHTGSVLDSISARCTTRLCLELRPRLELPCQRAVHTQGGDTIFALSSGQGKCGVAVIRVSGPQAKESIHQMCSFRRFPAPKSTQLRRIRDTDTKEPIDRGLVIWFPSPKSFTGEDCVEFQVHGGPAVIAAMVTSLGKLPSYRHAEPGEFTKRAFMNGKLDLTEVEGLGDLIHAETEVQRKQALRQMEGDLGKLYTDWRNRAMKAVANVEAFIDFSESDTLEEDLLCEVTAEVDRLWTEITTHLSDHRRGERLREGVHVVIVGRPNVGKSSLLNSLCQRPAAIVSPIPGTTRDIVETALNVGGYPVLLSDTAGLRETEDFIEKEGVFRALQRAKQADIKVLVIEATEFVHLLQTDSIDDIMINHLKDIGLVSRLQQNTVSPVNVQTVTKDGDLQDDANFISNVGELIVVLNKCDLISDVDLAFIEDIVQKKGCLSVCHLSCTSGHGMEEFLKVLQRRLAHVCGNPLAGSPSLTQARYRFHLEKCQGHLENYKKYMELGDVVLAAQSLRKVLFDIGKITGRITTEDILDIIFKDFCVGK encoded by the exons ATGGCCAACTACTGTATGTCAAGGTATCGGATTTTCCGAAACCTATTGCACACTGGGAGCGTACTTGATTCCATTTCTGCTAGATGTACCACCCGCTTGTGTCTGGAGCTAAGACCTAGACTAG AGCTCCCTTGCCAGAGGGCAGTCCACACACAGGGAGGAGACACAATATTTGCTCTGTCCTCTGGTCAGGGTAAATGTGGTGTGGCAGTTATCCGAGTATCCGGTCCTCAAGCCAAGGAGTCTATTCATCAGATGTGCTCATTTCGACGCTTCCCAGCCCCAAAGTCAACTCAGCTGAGACGAATTAGAGATACTGATACCAAGGAGCCCATAGACAGGGGCCTGGTGATCTGGTTCCCAT CACCCAAAAGTTTTACTGGAGAGGACTGTGTAGAATTCCAAGTTCACGGAGGACCAGCAGTGATTGCTGCCATGGTTACCAGTCTGGGGAAACTCCCCTCTTACAGACACGCAGAACCTGGGGAGTTCACCAAAAG AGCCTTTATGAATGGGAAGCTTGATTTGACGGAGGTTGAAGGATTAGGGGACCTAATCCATGCTGAGACCGAGGTCCAGAGGAAGCAGGCTCTACGTCAGATGGAGGGGGACCTTGGAAAATTGTACACAGACTGGAGAAACCGGGCCATGAAG GCTGTTGCCAATGTTGAGGCATTCATTGACTTTTCTGAGAGTGACACGCTAGAGGAAGACCTGCTTTGTGAAG TGACAGCTGAGGTGGACAGGTTGTGGACAGAGATAACTACGCACCTGTCGGACCATCGCCGGGGGGAGAGGCTGAGGGAAGGCGTCCATGTTGTGATTGTGGGCAGGCCTAATGTAGGCAAAAGCTCCCTGCTAAACAGCCTTT GTCAGAGGCCTGCGGCTATTGTTTCTCCTATCCCTGGAACTACTCGTGACATCGTAGAGACCGCCCTCAATGTGGGGGGATACCCAGTCCTGCTGAGTGATACCGCCGGCCTACGGGAAACAGAGGATTTCATTGAAAAGGAGGGGGTCTTCAGGGCTCTACAAAG AGCTAAGCAAGCAGACATAAAGGTCCTTGTTATAGAAGCAACAGAATTTGTTCATCTTCTCCAAACAGACTCCATAGATGACATTATGATTAACCATCTAAAGGACATTGGACTTGTTTCAAGACTACAACAAAACACTGTTTCACCTGTTAATGTACAGACAGTCACAAAAGACGGTGACCTACAAGATGATGCTAATTTTATCTCGAACGTTGGTGAATTAATTGTGGTATTGAACAAATGTGATCTGATAAGTGATGTAGATCTTGCCTTCATAGAAGACATTGTACAGAAGAAAGggtgtctgtctgtgtgtcactTGTCCTGTACCTCTGGTCATGGCATGGAGGAATTCCTGAAAGTTCTACAGCGGAGACTTGCTCATGT atgtggCAACCCTTTAGCTGGGAGTCCAAGCTTAACACAAGCCAGGTACCGATTTCACCTTGAAAAATGCCAAGGTCACCTtgaaaactacaaaaaataCATGGAGTTGGGAGATGTTGTATTGGCTGCCCAGAGTCTGAGAAAAGTTCTCTTTGACATTGGAAAAATCACGGGTCGGATAACGACAGAAGATATATTGGATATCATATTTAAAGACTTCTGTGTTGGGAAATAA
- the LOC128178499 gene encoding uncharacterized protein LOC128178499 has translation MTWIRMSADKGLNMAQDPVRCSLCPEVVVIHCGSCQVNLCAQCLSTHIDRNKSLRHEIVPYTSQLVKPEAEIEKCQDHPKQQCDLFCQDCSVPICSRCLTGNHKRHGAVDLEEICETTRSTVKEDLEELRKFRKEYEKVVGESKEELAKYIEESDKERDSLKELGKQWHQMIDKVIDKVGKDMDEIIQSDTKCLQDNTDEIQSALQDVKDSIKANEDILQDDRFTRLLSYASKNDAFRIIPSRPAIKTAKIVPVNVKEGDIIPKLIHFQRSIRTKLPGYSLNRTGNVSSISTKSLLPEPELIATVKTNCKQLKGICHNEDDRVWIYGTDEILREVDITGTVQNCITAISKNSQKDIAKNKMGEIVYSHLSDECVNIVREGKISKLLDLSGWIPFGVTFNADDDLMVCMRREDYQESKVGIFSQGKLKKEIQFDETGKPLFSASRNNMYIKENANKDICVSDWNACAVIVLKSSGELRFRYTGNLSRSFKQFYPHGIVTDNYCRILVVDRKNDCLHVIDRNGKFLTYITCSLQDPYVLSMDPDENVWVGEYDTGCVKVIRYLEC, from the coding sequence ATGACTTGGATCAGAATGAGTGCAGATAAAGGGTTAAACATGGCGCAGGACCCTGTTCGCTGCAGTCTGTGTCCCGAAGTTGTCGTAATTCACTGCGGAAGTTGTCAAGTTAACCTCTGTGCTCAGTGTTTGAGCACCCATATAGACAGAAATAAATCATTGAGGCATGAAATTGTACCCTACACATCACAACTTGTCAAACCAGAGGCAGAGATAGAGAAATGTCAGGATCACcccaaacagcaatgtgacctCTTCTGTCAGGACTGTAGCGTCCCAATCTGCTCACGGTGTCTGACGGGAAACCATAAACGACACGGGGCAGTGGATCTAGAGGAAATCTGTGAAACAACTCGGAGCACCGTCAAGGAGGACTTGGAAGAACTGAGGAAGTTCAGAAAGGAATATGAGAAAGTTGTTGGGGAATCAAAGGAGGAGCTAGCCAAGTATATAGAGGAGAGTGACAAAGAGAGAGACTCCTTGAAGGAACTGGGGAAACAATGGCATCAAATGATTGACAAAGTTATAGATAAGGTGGGAAAAGATATGGATGAAATCATCCAAAGTGACACCAAATGCTTGCAGGACAACACTGACGAAATTCAGTCAGCCTTACAGGATGTGAAGGATTCAATTAAAGCCAACGAGGACATCTTACAAGATGACAGGTTCACACGGCTGCTTTCTTACGCCTCAAAGAATGATGCTTTTAGAATAATCCCAAGCAGACCAGCAATCAAAACAGCCAAAATAGTCCCAGTGAATGTGAAAGAGGGAGATATCATTCCAAAacttattcattttcaaagatCCATTCGTACAAAACTGCCTGGGTATTCATTGAATAGAACTGGAAATGTTTCTTCAATATCCACAAAGTCACTTCTACCAGAGCCAGAACTGATAGCTACTGTAAAGACCAACTGTAAACAGTTGAAGGGGATCTGCCACAACGAGGATGATAGAGTTTGGATTTATGGAACAGATGAAATTTTGAGGGAAGTGGACATAACTGGCACTGTCCAGAATTGCATAACAGCAATCTCTAAAAACAGCCAAAAAGATATTGCGAAAAACAAGATGGGTGAAATTGTTTATTCTCATTTGTCTGATGAGTGTGTGAATATAGTTAGAGAGGGTAAAATCTCAAAGCTTTTAGATCTGTCGGGATGGATTCCATTTGGTGTCACTTTCAATGCAGACGATGATCTCATGGTTTGCATGAGAAGGGAAGATTACCAAGAAAGCAAGGTAGGAATTTTTTCCCAAGGAAAGCTGAAGAAAGAAATCCAATTTGATGAAACAGGTAAACCCCTCTTCTCAGCAAGCCGCAACAACATGTACATCAAAGAAAATGCCAACAAGGACATTTGTGTTTCAGACTGGAACGCATGTGCTGTCATTGTGCTGAAAAGTTCCGGAGAGCTCCGATTTCGTTACACAGGAAATCTGAGTCGAAGTTTTAAACAGTTCTACCCCCACGGAATTGTCACAGACAACTACTGTAGGATTCTAGTCGTGGACAGGAAGAATGATTGTCTCCATGTGATTGACCGTAACGGGAAGTTCCTGACCTACATCACATGTAGCCTGCAGGATCCGTACGTGCTGAGCATGGACCCCGATGAGAATGTGTGGGTGGGAGAGTATGATACAGGCTGTGTCAAGGTCATTAGGTACCTGGAATGTTGA
- the LOC128175902 gene encoding structure-specific endonuclease subunit slx1-like translates to MDASAEIEQFFGVYLLYNVNPQFKGRTYIGFTVNPNRRIQQHNKGKHAGGAWRTHGRGPWEMVLIIHGFPNEISALRFEWAWQNPKKSRRLKHLPAKTKKENQFQYRFRIVSAMLNTCPWCRFALTIRWLKQQYVLDFPLEYSPPAHMPIAYGPVRIKKSGTNSKRGKTEPPNEQGDEEDIEFLSLLRRNEKYVRCSVCRERTKDHDTLLKCIHPKCSMLAHIICLSKKFLTNQAGQLIPVDGKCPSCKAVVLWGDLIRAKHGCYQNLEECTSAEEDTEDADWTDQLQSHVT, encoded by the coding sequence atgGACGCCTCTGCAGAAATAGAACAGTTTTTTGGAGTGTATTTGTTGTATAACGTAAATCCACAGTTTAAGGGCAGGACTTATATAGGATTCACAGTAAACCCTAACAGAAGAATCCAACAACATAATAAAGGGAAACACGCTGGCGGGGCGTGGCGAACCCACGGACGCGGGCCTTGGGAAATGGTACTTATTATCCACGGCTTTCCTAATGAAATATCGGCTTTGCGGTTCGAGTGGGCGTGGCAAAATCCAAAGAAATCCCGAAGATTGAAACATTTACCGGCCAAAACAAAGAAAGAGAACCAGTTTCAGTACAGATTCCGAATTGTTTCTGCCATGTTGAACACCTGTCCTTGGTGCAGATTTGCTTTGACAATTAGGTGGCTTAAACAGCAGTATGTACTCGACTTCCCTCTGGAATATAGCCCACCAGCACACATGCCCATAGCATATGGTCCTGTCCGGATAAAAAAGAGTGGTACAAACAGTAAACGGGGTAAAACAGAACCACCGAATGAACAGGGGGATGAAGAGGATATAGAATTTCTAAGTCTTCTTAGGAGGAATGAAAAGTATGTCCGATGTAGTGTTTGTAGAGAAAGGACCAAGGACCATGACACATTATTAAAGTGTATTCATCCAAAGTGCTCCATGCTGGCTCATATAATCTGTCTATCGAAAAAGTTCCTTACTAACCAGGCAGGACAGCTCATACCAGTGGACGGCAAGTGTCCATCTTGTAAAGCTGTGGTTCTGTGGGGAGACCTGATCAGGGCCAAGCATGGCTGCTACCAGAACCTGGAGGAATGTACGAGTGCGGAGGAGGACACAGAGGATGCTGATTGGACAGATCAGTTACAAAGTCATGTCACATGA